A window of Ruminococcus champanellensis 18P13 = JCM 17042 contains these coding sequences:
- a CDS encoding thioesterase II family protein — MQLICFPHAGGFSLYYSFLKEAKLSHVNRVLLFDYHRRPPGSADFGDYVEDAVHYVQQYASDEPCLLFGHSMGALVACECGFVLQNRLHRPPVGVIVSGQNPLCYYQGKHWEYPADVDAYLERLGGIPDFISENPEAYRFFKQTIQTDMQVLETYRPTVPPPEQRLVLGLNLYGSEDIVVDSAVVPLWSKTFVRVHGTRVFSGNHFYLEDHRQELLAEIDAFAEQAERNAEGHVD, encoded by the coding sequence TTGCAGTTGATTTGTTTTCCCCATGCGGGGGGCTTTTCACTGTACTATAGCTTTCTGAAGGAAGCAAAGCTGTCCCATGTGAACCGGGTGCTGCTGTTTGATTATCATCGCCGTCCGCCGGGCAGCGCCGACTTCGGAGACTATGTGGAGGATGCGGTACACTATGTGCAGCAGTATGCTTCTGATGAACCCTGTCTTCTGTTCGGGCACAGCATGGGTGCACTGGTAGCGTGTGAATGCGGCTTTGTACTGCAAAACCGTCTGCATCGTCCGCCTGTCGGGGTGATCGTGTCCGGTCAGAATCCCCTTTGCTACTACCAGGGAAAGCATTGGGAGTATCCGGCGGATGTGGACGCATATCTGGAACGGCTGGGCGGAATCCCGGATTTTATTTCAGAAAATCCGGAGGCATACCGCTTTTTCAAGCAAACCATCCAGACAGATATGCAGGTTCTGGAAACCTATCGACCCACGGTGCCGCCGCCGGAGCAGCGGCTGGTGCTGGGACTGAATCTGTATGGAAGCGAGGACATCGTGGTGGATTCGGCGGTAGTGCCGCTGTGGAGCAAAACCTTTGTACGGGTGCATGGAACACGGGTGTTCAGCGGAAATCATTTTTACTTGGAAGATCACAGGCAGGAGCTGCTTGCGGAAATTGATGCATTTGCCGAACAGGCAGAAAGGAACGCAGAAGGACATGTTGATTGA
- a CDS encoding ABC transporter ATP-binding protein → MLIEFKNAVKKYGDNAENTVYAMDHVDLGIQEGELCVILGPSGSGKSTLLNMLGGLDRLDEGALLVGGKDLMKLGKNELTEYRRSQVGFVFQFFNLIPDLTVEENIQVASDIASNPMDLDTLLQDLDIAKYRSRFPKELSGGQQQRVAIARSVIKNPKLLLCDELTGALDSKSSRSVISLVDQINRTYKTTTVIITHNEAIRDVADRIVRIRDGKVVSNQLNPNRRKAEDIDL, encoded by the coding sequence ATGTTGATTGAATTCAAAAATGCCGTCAAAAAATACGGGGACAATGCGGAGAATACGGTTTACGCCATGGATCATGTGGATCTTGGCATTCAGGAAGGGGAGCTTTGCGTGATCCTGGGCCCATCCGGTTCGGGAAAATCCACCCTGCTGAATATGCTGGGAGGCTTGGACAGACTGGATGAGGGTGCTCTGCTGGTAGGCGGCAAGGATCTGATGAAGCTGGGAAAAAACGAGTTGACGGAGTACCGCCGTTCTCAGGTGGGCTTTGTGTTCCAGTTTTTCAATCTGATTCCGGATCTGACTGTGGAGGAAAATATTCAGGTGGCGTCTGACATTGCCTCCAACCCCATGGATCTGGACACCCTGTTGCAGGATCTGGACATTGCCAAGTACCGGAGCCGTTTTCCCAAGGAGCTTTCCGGCGGACAGCAACAGCGGGTTGCCATTGCCCGTTCGGTCATCAAGAATCCTAAGCTGCTGCTGTGCGATGAGCTGACCGGCGCTCTGGATTCCAAGTCCTCCCGTAGTGTCATCAGTCTGGTGGATCAGATCAACCGGACCTACAAGACTACTACGGTGATCATCACCCACAATGAAGCCATCCGGGATGTGGCTGACCGGATCGTCCGGATCCGGGACGGCAAGGTGGTCAGCAACCAGCTGAATCCCAATAGACGCAAGGCTGAGGACATTGACTTATGA
- a CDS encoding ABC transporter permease, with protein sequence MRKINKRYFRSMRTNRSFHLVVILLTVLIGTLIIAAISTASLMGQVYRQGIRDCNTEDAQFMTMFPIPEDRIGHLEERYDVKLESMTYYDEEAGDYVLRLAAENTAVNTCQVTAGNAPAGDGEVMLSERFADAQGLHIGDRVQIGGKQFTVSGFMVRTDYLCMLRALTDTFPDYNSFGLAVGTSAAVEAMPDIHSYYAVRFDRDNSLEFRKGVNEEFRILSYTAAASNMRIQSALNQSELVMSVAVIIAPVLYGIVLLLIVLMLSRKLKAEQKQIGTLIALGYRTGEIRRHYALYSLVPGVIGSVLGLICGYAATFPFSQMYFNFFEALPHTVTAKPLLAVLALVLPPLLYVCAGDLTVRLMLRKDPVQMLRQTDAGKVSSGVLADKRMPFRRKYRIRSVLGHKARSAVIIIGVAVSTLCILMGWITKDSADNIVDSSVDQIPYNYSYLLNTTEFQLPEGAEAALVSRYERDDSTLLFSLWGYQEDTAYFKMQTLKGEPMAYGSYYMTNAAAESYGVQPGDNFTFRDLITTEEHTIQIAGILDDNINSAVYTSTANAAEIMGYDAVDRNTIVSNEKLELDADMVLSETSREDYRESVKSAVQVYYKMCYIVLFVGFMLGVLSMYLISGMIVEENTVNISMLKILGYRKREIRNLVLTGNHLLLCIGFVVGIPLALAVGGSVCASSAETTGMLISLYVKPVSYLITLLIVLASYLLSLVLAGRKVERIEMTESLKRNNE encoded by the coding sequence ATGAGAAAGATAAACAAGCGGTATTTCAGAAGCATGCGTACCAATCGCTCCTTTCACCTGGTGGTGATCCTGCTGACGGTGCTGATCGGTACGCTGATCATTGCGGCGATTTCCACTGCAAGCCTCATGGGGCAGGTGTACCGGCAGGGGATCCGGGACTGCAATACAGAGGACGCCCAGTTTATGACCATGTTCCCCATTCCGGAGGATCGGATCGGACATCTGGAGGAGCGCTATGACGTAAAGCTGGAATCCATGACCTATTATGACGAAGAAGCCGGCGATTATGTGCTGCGGCTGGCGGCAGAGAATACTGCCGTGAACACCTGTCAGGTGACTGCCGGAAATGCCCCTGCCGGTGACGGAGAGGTGATGCTTTCCGAGCGCTTTGCGGATGCACAGGGACTTCACATCGGCGACAGGGTGCAGATCGGCGGTAAGCAGTTTACCGTGTCCGGATTCATGGTGCGGACGGATTATCTCTGCATGCTCCGGGCGCTGACGGATACCTTCCCGGATTACAACAGCTTCGGGTTGGCAGTTGGAACTTCTGCGGCGGTAGAAGCCATGCCGGATATCCATTCTTATTATGCAGTTCGCTTTGACCGGGACAATTCCCTGGAGTTCCGTAAGGGGGTCAATGAGGAGTTCCGGATCCTGAGCTATACGGCAGCGGCAAGCAACATGCGGATTCAGTCTGCTTTGAACCAGTCGGAGCTGGTTATGTCCGTGGCGGTGATCATTGCGCCGGTGCTGTACGGCATCGTGCTGCTGCTGATTGTTCTGATGCTGAGCAGAAAGCTGAAGGCGGAGCAGAAGCAGATCGGCACCCTGATTGCGCTAGGCTACCGAACCGGAGAGATCCGGCGGCATTATGCCCTGTACAGTCTGGTGCCCGGGGTGATCGGCAGCGTGCTGGGACTGATTTGCGGCTATGCTGCCACCTTCCCCTTCTCCCAGATGTATTTCAACTTCTTCGAGGCATTGCCCCATACTGTAACCGCCAAGCCGTTGCTGGCTGTGCTCGCTTTGGTGCTGCCGCCTCTGCTGTATGTATGCGCAGGGGATCTAACCGTGCGGCTTATGCTGCGGAAGGATCCGGTGCAGATGCTGCGGCAGACGGATGCAGGCAAGGTGTCCAGCGGTGTGCTGGCAGACAAGCGCATGCCTTTCCGGCGGAAGTACCGGATCCGCTCCGTGCTGGGGCATAAGGCACGCTCGGCTGTGATCATCATCGGTGTGGCAGTCAGCACCCTGTGCATCCTCATGGGCTGGATCACGAAGGATTCGGCGGACAACATTGTGGACAGCTCGGTGGATCAGATTCCCTACAACTACTCCTATCTGCTGAATACTACTGAGTTTCAACTGCCGGAGGGAGCGGAGGCAGCCCTGGTCAGCCGCTATGAACGGGATGACAGCACTCTGCTGTTCAGCCTGTGGGGCTATCAGGAGGATACAGCCTATTTCAAGATGCAGACCCTCAAGGGAGAGCCTATGGCGTATGGTTCCTATTACATGACCAATGCGGCGGCGGAATCCTATGGGGTGCAGCCCGGGGACAACTTTACCTTCCGGGATCTGATTACCACAGAGGAGCATACCATTCAGATTGCCGGGATCCTGGATGACAACATCAATTCGGCAGTGTATACCAGTACTGCCAATGCAGCCGAAATCATGGGCTATGATGCAGTAGACCGGAATACCATCGTCAGCAACGAAAAGCTGGAGTTGGACGCAGATATGGTTCTGTCTGAAACTTCCAGAGAGGATTACCGGGAAAGCGTGAAATCCGCTGTACAGGTGTACTATAAGATGTGCTATATCGTGCTGTTTGTCGGCTTTATGCTTGGGGTGCTGTCCATGTATCTGATCTCCGGTATGATCGTAGAGGAAAACACCGTGAATATTTCCATGCTGAAAATTCTGGGCTACCGGAAGCGGGAGATCCGCAATCTGGTGCTGACCGGGAACCATCTGCTGCTTTGCATCGGCTTTGTGGTGGGCATCCCACTGGCACTGGCAGTGGGCGGTTCGGTGTGCGCATCCTCTGCGGAAACAACCGGCATGCTGATATCCCTGTATGTGAAGCCTGTCAGCTATCTGATCACTCTGCTGATCGTGCTGGCGTCCTACCTGCTGTCTTTGGTACTGGCTGGCAGGAAGGTGGAGCGTATTGAAATGACGGAAAGCCTGAAACGGAATAATGAATAG
- a CDS encoding 4'-phosphopantetheinyl transferase family protein, protein MNSTLGGSLLISLEGHAATPDPALLKLLPADRLERLRRYVQTADRLQCYAAGLGAMYLAARLADCSLRQVQLHTPQWQPPYALCRGKRLCMSISHAGDYVLCMGDSAPCGCDVEQIRDVPEYMELAQRYYSPAEYEALLRIPEGSARRQAFFTLWTGKEAYVKWLGIGLSRPLSTFTVSVQGSVLLAEDSAGVDGCPAGSTITVPGYCISRFGVHANAPLDRISCRELEDRLRAEGNEDEHEYNLYGSDL, encoded by the coding sequence ATGAATAGCACCTTGGGCGGCAGTTTGCTGATCTCCCTGGAGGGGCATGCTGCAACGCCGGATCCGGCACTACTGAAGCTGCTGCCTGCTGATCGGTTGGAACGTCTGCGCCGGTATGTGCAGACAGCGGATCGGCTCCAGTGCTATGCCGCCGGACTGGGAGCTATGTATCTGGCAGCCCGGTTGGCGGATTGCTCCCTCCGGCAGGTACAGCTGCATACCCCTCAATGGCAGCCGCCCTATGCCCTGTGCCGGGGGAAACGGCTCTGCATGAGCATCTCCCATGCCGGAGACTACGTGCTGTGTATGGGGGATTCTGCTCCCTGCGGCTGTGATGTGGAACAGATCCGGGATGTGCCGGAGTATATGGAGCTGGCACAGCGGTATTACAGCCCGGCGGAGTACGAAGCACTGCTGCGCATTCCGGAGGGATCGGCAAGACGGCAGGCATTCTTTACCCTTTGGACGGGAAAGGAGGCTTATGTGAAATGGCTGGGGATCGGCTTGTCCAGACCCCTGTCCACCTTTACGGTGTCCGTACAGGGTTCAGTGCTTTTGGCGGAGGATTCGGCAGGTGTAGACGGCTGTCCTGCCGGCAGCACGATTACTGTTCCGGGCTATTGTATTTCCCGGTTTGGCGTGCATGCAAATGCCCCCTTGGACAGGATATCCTGCCGGGAACTGGAGGATCGGCTCCGGGCAGAAGGAAATGAGGATGAACATGAATACAACCTATACGGATCAGATCTATGA
- the ccrA gene encoding crotonyl-CoA carboxylase/reductase, with the protein MNTTYTDQIYEPGTLPPLGCIPRRMHAWTIRQDRLGDPLTAFRDEIVELPALKPHEVLVANVSVGINYNGIWAARGAPKNVLDANGTYGDDRQSFHICGSEASGIVYATGEAVSNVRVGDPVILSASKYDPDCPWIRSGGLPEYSPTYHMWGYEGNWGAFAQFSKVSDYQCVLKPSELDWDEAAVCCATGTTVNRMLCHWDGNRIREGDVVLIWGGAGGLGTSAIQQTRAYGGIPIAVVSGAERGAYCKSMGAAGYIDRTRFTHWGSIAGLDEAGMRRWSMQAARFRNEIYEIAGGRINPAIVLEHPGGDTLATSLFVCAPGGMVVLCGATTGYLATVDLRHLWIYQKRIQGSHAGSPENLKEYLCLRQTYDFASSVCRVYPWDQLPNAHKDMEQGTNLMGKFAVRILPDSWLEERNCL; encoded by the coding sequence ATGAATACAACCTATACGGATCAGATCTATGAACCGGGCACGCTGCCGCCCCTGGGATGCATTCCAAGGCGCATGCATGCCTGGACCATCCGGCAGGATCGGCTGGGGGATCCCCTGACCGCATTCCGGGATGAGATCGTAGAACTGCCCGCTTTGAAGCCCCATGAGGTGCTGGTTGCCAATGTGTCCGTGGGCATCAACTACAACGGCATCTGGGCAGCCAGGGGTGCGCCAAAGAATGTGCTGGACGCCAACGGCACCTACGGAGATGACAGACAGTCCTTCCACATCTGCGGCTCGGAAGCGTCCGGCATCGTGTATGCTACAGGGGAAGCCGTGTCCAATGTCCGGGTGGGAGATCCGGTGATCCTGTCCGCTTCCAAGTATGATCCGGACTGTCCCTGGATACGTTCCGGCGGTTTGCCGGAGTACAGTCCGACCTATCATATGTGGGGGTACGAGGGGAATTGGGGTGCTTTTGCGCAGTTTTCCAAGGTCAGCGACTATCAGTGCGTGCTAAAGCCGTCTGAACTGGACTGGGATGAGGCGGCGGTATGCTGCGCCACCGGCACTACTGTCAACCGGATGCTCTGTCACTGGGACGGAAATCGGATCCGGGAAGGGGATGTGGTGCTGATCTGGGGCGGTGCAGGGGGACTTGGCACCAGTGCCATTCAGCAGACCAGAGCCTACGGGGGTATCCCCATTGCGGTGGTGTCCGGCGCAGAGCGTGGTGCATACTGCAAATCCATGGGAGCTGCCGGATACATTGACCGAACCCGGTTTACCCACTGGGGCAGCATCGCCGGGCTGGACGAAGCAGGTATGCGCCGATGGAGCATGCAGGCAGCCCGGTTTCGCAATGAGATCTATGAGATCGCCGGAGGCAGGATCAACCCTGCCATAGTGCTGGAGCATCCGGGGGGAGACACCCTTGCTACATCTTTGTTTGTCTGCGCCCCGGGAGGCATGGTGGTGCTGTGCGGTGCCACCACCGGGTATCTGGCAACGGTGGATCTTCGACACCTGTGGATCTATCAGAAGCGGATTCAGGGGAGTCATGCGGGCTCTCCGGAAAATCTGAAGGAATATCTCTGCCTGCGGCAGACGTATGACTTTGCTTCATCCGTATGCCGGGTATATCCCTGGGATCAACTGCCGAATGCCCACAAGGACATGGAGCAGGGGACAAATCTGATGGGGAAATTTGCAGTGCGCATCCTGCCGGACAGCTGGCTGGAGGAAAGGAACTGTTTATGA